The following are encoded together in the Bacillus sp. V2I10 genome:
- a CDS encoding metal-dependent hydrolase: MDTSTHITMGFGLAGLAFIDPAVASGTELASAVLIGTVLGSNAPDFDYGIKMVKGNGMYTEHHRGLSHSIPAWFIWTGLLTGIIYLFHSNLSTLELMHLSGWIFLAVLLHVMFDICNAYGTQAARPFTKKWLSLNFIPLFDPLIVFLHLLGFALWVLLDSPGIIFLSIYSTIGLYLLERFFSSRRALTMVKKKKLGEIGSITIIPTILWSVWHIVSETDSCLRSFELRSKDLKLIHTFEKSDPESSIIANAKKDQNIGHFLNNSKHVHTVVLPIPSGYEIRFFDLRFRTKNHYPYMAVCQMTKDGMILSSCTGWFHQADKFKSKLISHDGKNQLEA, encoded by the coding sequence ATGGATACAAGCACACATATTACGATGGGATTTGGTCTTGCGGGTCTTGCTTTTATTGACCCTGCAGTAGCTTCTGGCACAGAACTTGCATCAGCTGTTCTAATCGGTACTGTACTTGGGTCGAATGCTCCTGATTTTGATTACGGAATCAAGATGGTAAAAGGAAATGGAATGTATACAGAGCATCACCGCGGTCTGTCACATTCTATCCCTGCATGGTTTATATGGACTGGTTTGTTAACTGGCATTATCTATCTTTTTCATTCGAATCTTTCAACACTTGAGCTGATGCATTTATCCGGGTGGATCTTTCTTGCCGTACTGCTTCATGTCATGTTTGATATATGTAACGCATACGGCACACAGGCAGCGAGACCCTTTACGAAAAAATGGCTTTCACTGAATTTTATTCCGCTGTTTGACCCGCTTATTGTATTTTTGCATTTATTAGGATTTGCTTTATGGGTTTTGCTTGATTCACCGGGGATCATTTTCCTGTCGATCTATTCAACAATTGGACTTTATCTTTTAGAACGATTTTTCAGTTCCAGAAGAGCATTGACTATGGTGAAGAAGAAGAAATTAGGCGAAATTGGATCAATCACAATCATTCCAACCATTCTCTGGTCCGTCTGGCATATCGTCTCTGAAACAGACTCCTGTTTAAGATCTTTCGAACTGCGGTCGAAAGATCTTAAATTGATTCATACTTTCGAAAAGTCAGATCCAGAGTCTTCTATCATAGCTAATGCAAAAAAGGATCAGAATATAGGCCACTTTTTAAATAATTCAAAGCACGTTCATACTGTAGTACTCCCAATCCCTTCTGGCTATGAAATCCGATTTTTCGATTTGAGGTTTCGCACGAAAAACCATTATCCTTATATGGCCGTCTGTCAAATGACTAAAGACGGAATGATCCTCTCCTCTTGTACAGGATGGTTTCATCAGGCAGATAAATTTAAAAGCAAGCTGATATCACACGATGGGAAAAATCAATTAGAAGCCTAG